Proteins co-encoded in one Ignavibacteria bacterium genomic window:
- a CDS encoding T9SS type A sorting domain-containing protein translates to MLKKIFPLFLLFTGLVFSQALNVTIQPKFIEGINGTNAARMPFAYFATLSGLTPNATYRYFNQFVISTDLPTANGAGNVIFVRSDSDFVRTSGPSLATYGNYGTFTTDASGNYTGWFVNEPTGNATRFIPGNYVFLRININDGANGTTVATRLTSTDSTQVIKFDTAPTNAGSGLWSRSTAPAKSFVVLYDNEAGTGRPLAATFVENDGTANTTANSYAPFYSDSVNAITGSWGVIIPNTNPLGVRRIEARMMNGTPYPNAATDADGVWGSVNTVNPTVGVAAMMIPSELAPLPVELTSFSVSTSGSRVILSWTTATEVNNRAFEVERKDNSAWRTIGSVAGNGTTTAPKSYSFTDESAFSGRVEYRLKQIDFDGTSSYSNSVEVDMTPMEFGLSQNYPNPFNPSTVISFSLPVSSNVSLKVYNTLGEKVAELVNGVMPAGNHSVEFNAAKLNSGLYIYEIKAGEFTSSRKMLLLK, encoded by the coding sequence ATGTTAAAAAAAATTTTCCCTTTGTTTTTGTTATTCACTGGTTTGGTGTTCAGTCAAGCCTTGAATGTAACCATTCAGCCAAAATTTATTGAAGGTATTAACGGCACAAACGCTGCCAGAATGCCATTTGCATATTTTGCGACTCTGTCCGGGTTAACCCCCAACGCGACCTACAGATATTTCAATCAGTTTGTCATTTCAACCGATCTGCCAACTGCGAATGGTGCCGGTAATGTGATTTTTGTAAGATCAGACAGTGATTTTGTGAGAACATCGGGACCTTCGTTAGCCACTTATGGTAACTACGGTACTTTCACAACTGACGCTTCAGGCAACTATACAGGTTGGTTTGTAAACGAACCTACAGGAAATGCAACCCGTTTTATCCCCGGGAATTATGTGTTCCTTAGAATCAATATTAATGATGGTGCGAACGGTACAACAGTAGCGACAAGACTTACATCAACTGATTCGACTCAGGTAATAAAATTTGATACCGCCCCAACAAATGCAGGTTCCGGACTTTGGAGCAGATCCACCGCCCCTGCGAAAAGTTTTGTTGTTCTTTATGACAACGAAGCCGGTACAGGAAGACCACTTGCTGCCACTTTTGTCGAGAATGACGGAACAGCTAACACAACCGCCAATTCATACGCACCCTTTTACAGCGATAGCGTGAATGCGATCACAGGTTCATGGGGTGTGATAATTCCTAACACAAATCCGTTGGGAGTAAGAAGAATTGAAGCAAGAATGATGAATGGTACACCTTACCCAAACGCTGCCACAGATGCAGATGGTGTATGGGGAAGTGTAAATACTGTTAATCCAACAGTGGGCGTTGCGGCAATGATGATCCCTTCAGAACTCGCGCCACTTCCTGTTGAACTGACTTCATTTTCTGTCTCCACTTCCGGAAGCAGGGTTATCCTCTCATGGACAACTGCTACAGAGGTTAACAATCGTGCATTTGAAGTGGAGAGAAAAGACAATTCCGCATGGAGAACAATCGGAAGTGTAGCCGGAAACGGTACAACTACTGCTCCCAAATCTTATTCCTTCACGGATGAGAGCGCTTTTTCCGGTAGAGTTGAATACAGATTGAAACAAATCGATTTCGATGGCACTTCATCATATTCGAATTCAGTTGAAGTGGATATGACACCAATGGAATTTGGTCTATCACAGAATTATCCAAATCCTTTCAATCCATCAACTGTGATAAGTTTTTCACTGCCTGTTTCTTCCAATGTTTCTTTGAAAGTGTATAATACACTTGGTGAAAAAGTTGCGGAACTTGTAAACGGTGTGATGCCTGCGGGTAACCACTCAGTTGAGTTTAATGCAGCAAAGCTTAACAGCGGACTTTATATATATGAGATAAAAGCCGGAGAGTTTACTTCGAGCCGGAAGATGTTGTTGTTGAAGTAG
- a CDS encoding GxxExxY protein gives MEMNDISYKVIGCAMKVHNELGTGFQEVIYQRALKIELTEAGLSFQREVEMPIYYKGEIIGERRVDFLVEEKMMVELKAISEILPVHQTQAVNYLEAYHLADGLLINFGAFKLEYHRVYNNRLTGKNQSWKTDK, from the coding sequence ATGGAAATGAACGACATAAGCTATAAAGTCATCGGTTGTGCCATGAAAGTGCATAATGAGTTGGGAACGGGCTTTCAGGAGGTGATCTATCAAAGAGCACTTAAGATTGAATTAACGGAAGCAGGTCTGTCATTTCAGAGGGAAGTGGAGATGCCCATATATTATAAAGGTGAGATAATTGGTGAGCGCCGGGTTGACTTTTTAGTAGAAGAGAAAATGATGGTGGAGCTCAAGGCAATATCGGAAATACTGCCTGTTCATCAAACTCAAGCGGTTAATTATCTTGAAGCCTATCATCTTGCGGATGGATTATTGATTAACTTCGGGGCGTTCAAACTCGAATATCACAGAGTTTACAACAATCGACTGACCGGAAAAAATCAATCCTGGAAAACCGATAAATAA
- a CDS encoding ketoacyl-ACP synthase III, whose translation MAFCTINDVKISAMAVAVPKTKENNEDLPFGDEVNTKLINTTGIHTRHVASPGLCASDLCFAATEKLLADNQIDKDSIDLLIFQSQTPDYIIPFTSAILQNKLGLSTSTICFDMNMGCSGFVYALFVASSILQKGKAKRALVLSGDVLTHKISKTDRTTRPIFGDAGSATLLEFCENRESLWALNTDGGGYESIIIQAGGARNPVTPESFIDNAHPNGSCVKETDLFLSGMDIFNFSISLVPRVIGAFIENFGINKEEVDFFLFHQANLMINRIIAKKLGIKEGQMPLSLKDFGNTSSVSIPLTAITQVKEEIESGKSKVLMSGFGTGLSCASCHTDISGIKLSDLILV comes from the coding sequence ATGGCTTTCTGCACTATTAATGATGTAAAAATATCAGCAATGGCTGTTGCTGTTCCGAAAACCAAGGAAAATAATGAAGACCTCCCCTTCGGCGATGAGGTGAATACAAAACTTATAAATACAACAGGAATTCACACAAGACATGTAGCCTCTCCCGGGCTTTGTGCATCTGATTTGTGTTTCGCAGCCACCGAAAAACTCCTCGCCGACAATCAAATCGACAAAGACAGCATCGACCTTCTGATTTTTCAGTCACAAACCCCTGACTACATTATCCCTTTTACTTCTGCTATTTTGCAAAACAAACTTGGCTTGAGCACCTCAACCATCTGTTTCGACATGAATATGGGCTGTTCAGGTTTTGTCTATGCTCTCTTTGTAGCATCATCTATCCTGCAAAAAGGAAAAGCGAAACGGGCTCTCGTTCTCTCAGGTGATGTACTGACGCATAAAATTTCCAAAACCGACAGGACTACCAGACCAATCTTCGGAGATGCCGGTTCAGCTACACTTCTTGAATTTTGCGAAAACAGGGAAAGTCTTTGGGCTCTGAACACTGATGGTGGTGGATACGAATCAATAATTATCCAGGCCGGCGGGGCAAGAAATCCCGTTACCCCCGAGTCATTCATCGACAATGCTCATCCAAACGGGTCCTGCGTAAAGGAGACTGATCTCTTCCTGAGTGGAATGGATATTTTTAATTTTTCAATCTCACTGGTACCAAGGGTCATCGGCGCTTTTATCGAAAATTTTGGAATTAACAAAGAAGAGGTTGACTTCTTTCTTTTCCATCAGGCTAATCTGATGATAAACAGGATTATCGCAAAAAAACTGGGAATAAAGGAAGGACAGATGCCACTCTCCCTGAAGGATTTCGGCAACACTTCATCGGTTTCCATCCCGCTCACAGCGATTACTCAGGTCAAAGAGGAAATAGAATCGGGTAAATCGAAGGTTTTGATGAGTGGTTTCGGAACGGGCTTGTCCTGTGCTTCATGCCATACCGATATCTCTGGAATTAAACTCTCAGATTTGATCTTGGTCTGA
- a CDS encoding mechanosensitive ion channel, translated as MNEVQRIIVDILNYRLFTIKNVSFHVETVLYILVLMILVVWISGKFKNWLVKRIFPRFEIEYGVSIAIAQMLRYLVVTIGFLIIVQSSGIDLSSFVVLAGALGIGVGLGLQNAITEFVAGIIIMFERPVKVGDRIVVDGIEGNVMKIAPRATVIQTNDNVSIIVPNSKFISSNVTNWTYSDKKVRIHNPVGVSYGSDPVEIDRLLMEVAEAHHGVLKDPAPKVVFKEFGTSSINFDLMVWTEEYMSRPAILRSELNFAIWQKLKENGVEIPFQQLDVRLVGNEIAKN; from the coding sequence ATGAATGAAGTTCAGCGGATCATAGTTGACATATTGAATTACAGACTGTTCACGATAAAGAATGTCAGTTTCCATGTAGAAACAGTTCTGTACATTTTGGTTTTGATGATTTTGGTGGTATGGATATCGGGTAAATTTAAGAACTGGCTTGTTAAGAGGATCTTCCCGCGATTCGAAATTGAGTATGGTGTAAGCATTGCGATTGCACAGATGTTGAGATATCTTGTTGTCACAATCGGTTTTCTCATCATCGTTCAGAGTTCAGGGATCGATTTAAGCAGTTTTGTGGTGCTGGCAGGAGCTCTCGGAATAGGTGTCGGACTTGGTCTGCAGAATGCCATAACCGAATTTGTTGCCGGTATCATCATAATGTTCGAGAGACCGGTAAAAGTTGGCGACAGAATTGTGGTTGACGGTATCGAGGGAAATGTTATGAAAATTGCCCCTCGTGCAACTGTAATTCAGACGAACGACAATGTCAGCATAATTGTGCCCAACTCGAAATTTATCAGCTCAAATGTAACCAACTGGACTTATTCTGATAAAAAAGTGAGGATTCACAATCCTGTCGGGGTTTCGTACGGAAGTGACCCAGTGGAGATTGACCGGCTGCTGATGGAAGTGGCGGAAGCTCATCATGGTGTTTTAAAAGACCCGGCACCAAAAGTCGTTTTCAAGGAATTTGGCACGAGTTCTATCAATTTTGATTTGATGGTATGGACTGAAGAGTATATGTCACGCCCGGCGATTCTTAGATCGGAACTCAACTTTGCAATCTGGCAGAAATTAAAGGAGAACGGAGTTGAGATTCCATTTCAACAACTGGATGTAAGGCTGGTCGGAAACGAAATTGCAAAAAATTAA
- the cysK gene encoding cysteine synthase A, with protein sequence MRYNNILETIGNTPHVKLNKLYGSDHEVWIKLEKANPGGSIKDRIALAMIEDAEKKGLLKKGSVIIEPTSGNTGIGLAMVAAVKGYELVLVMPESMSIERRKIMSAYGAKFELTPREKGMSGAIEKAKELVAVNPNAWMPQQFENEANSEIHRKTTALEILNDFPDGLDYIITGVGTGGHITGVAEILKEKFPNLKVFAVEPELSPVLSGGKPSPHPLQGIGAGFVPAILNFPILDGVIQVGKDEAYAYAQRSASEEGIFIGVSSGASLAAVAKKLPEIPAGSKILTFNYDTGERYLSIEGLY encoded by the coding sequence ATGAGATACAATAATATTCTTGAGACAATTGGAAACACCCCTCATGTAAAACTGAACAAATTATACGGTAGTGATCATGAGGTTTGGATCAAGCTCGAAAAAGCCAACCCGGGTGGCAGCATAAAGGACAGAATCGCTCTCGCCATGATTGAAGATGCTGAAAAAAAGGGCCTCCTGAAAAAAGGAAGTGTAATAATTGAGCCCACCTCCGGTAATACTGGAATCGGACTCGCCATGGTAGCGGCAGTAAAAGGCTATGAACTGGTACTGGTTATGCCGGAATCGATGTCGATTGAGAGAAGAAAAATCATGTCGGCTTATGGAGCAAAATTTGAACTGACTCCCAGAGAGAAGGGGATGTCAGGAGCAATCGAGAAAGCAAAGGAGCTCGTTGCAGTAAATCCAAATGCATGGATGCCACAGCAATTTGAAAATGAGGCGAACAGCGAAATTCACAGAAAAACCACTGCCCTCGAGATACTGAATGATTTTCCTGACGGTCTGGACTACATAATCACAGGAGTTGGAACAGGCGGTCACATAACAGGTGTCGCGGAAATTTTGAAAGAGAAATTTCCGAATCTTAAGGTATTCGCTGTAGAACCCGAACTCTCACCGGTGCTTTCCGGTGGAAAACCATCACCACATCCTCTTCAGGGAATTGGTGCCGGATTTGTTCCTGCAATTCTGAATTTCCCGATACTCGATGGAGTAATCCAGGTCGGAAAAGATGAAGCATATGCTTATGCTCAACGCTCTGCTTCAGAAGAGGGAATTTTCATTGGTGTTTCTTCAGGAGCGTCCCTTGCAGCCGTTGCCAAAAAACTTCCCGAGATACCCGCCGGATCGAAAATCCTTACTTTCAACTACGATACAGGTGAAAGATACCTTTCGATAGAAGGACTTTATTAA
- a CDS encoding polyphosphate kinase 2 family protein, giving the protein MNLNRFRVTGPGKFKLSNHPANYTAKMKSKEDAKLDLEANVKLMAEMQDMMYAHDKWGLLILFQAMDAAGKDGAIKHVMSGVNPQGTQVYSFKQPSAEELDHDYLWRYTKSLPERGRIGIFNRSYYEEVLVVKVHNLLAAEKLPDPVMNANIWKERYRQIRNFEQYLNDNGIKVLKFFLNVSKEEQKNRFLGRIENPAKNWKFSSSDLKERGYWDQYQKAYEEAIANTSTKYAPWHIIPADKKWFARLIISEVIVEKLKELKVHYPIISDEHRANLQSYKEALMAEE; this is encoded by the coding sequence ATCAATCTTAACCGGTTCAGAGTTACCGGTCCCGGCAAATTCAAACTATCCAATCACCCCGCCAATTACACAGCTAAAATGAAATCAAAGGAGGATGCAAAACTCGACCTTGAGGCTAATGTAAAACTTATGGCGGAGATGCAGGATATGATGTATGCCCACGACAAGTGGGGTCTTCTTATCCTTTTCCAGGCAATGGACGCTGCGGGTAAAGACGGCGCAATTAAGCATGTAATGAGTGGAGTAAATCCCCAAGGAACACAGGTTTACAGTTTCAAACAACCGTCAGCCGAAGAACTCGACCACGATTATCTTTGGAGATATACCAAATCCCTCCCCGAAAGAGGAAGAATCGGTATCTTCAACCGTTCATATTATGAGGAAGTGCTGGTGGTCAAGGTCCATAATCTCCTGGCAGCCGAGAAACTCCCCGATCCCGTAATGAATGCCAATATCTGGAAGGAACGGTACCGCCAAATCAGAAATTTTGAACAGTATCTCAACGACAACGGAATAAAAGTTCTGAAATTCTTCCTGAATGTCTCAAAAGAAGAACAAAAAAACAGGTTCCTCGGACGAATCGAAAATCCCGCCAAAAACTGGAAATTCTCCTCCTCCGACCTCAAAGAAAGAGGATACTGGGATCAGTATCAAAAAGCATACGAGGAAGCCATCGCCAACACTTCCACCAAATATGCTCCATGGCATATAATCCCGGCAGATAAAAAGTGGTTTGCAAGACTCATCATTTCAGAGGTGATCGTCGAAAAACTGAAAGAACTTAAAGTCCATTACCCCATCATCTCGGACGAACACAGGGCCAACCTTCAAAGCTACAAGGAAGCACTGATGGCAGAAGAGTAG
- a CDS encoding acyl carrier protein, which translates to MNMEEFIRNFEAAIESVEPGSLTSDSEFRVVIPGWDSLAALSVLAMIDAEYDVTIKANDFIACDKISDVYNLITRLKQ; encoded by the coding sequence ATGAACATGGAAGAGTTTATCAGAAATTTTGAGGCTGCAATCGAAAGTGTGGAACCCGGATCACTAACATCGGATTCCGAATTCAGAGTGGTAATTCCCGGGTGGGATTCACTCGCCGCACTTTCTGTACTCGCAATGATCGACGCTGAATATGATGTCACCATCAAGGCAAACGATTTCATTGCATGTGATAAAATAAGTGATGTTTACAATCTGATCACACGGCTCAAACAATAG
- a CDS encoding serine acetyltransferase translates to MNKAIREFASQVIKKYEDHQCMLPLKDESRKFIDKFLKLAFPQYSEKSFEKIEEIESAAILLMYDLKKLVGSVIEDKREVDQTVDQFASALPEIIRKLDKDAEAIFNGDPAAKNQDEVILAYPGFFAITIYRLSHELYLLGVPVIPRILSEYAHERSGIDIHPGAEIGESFCIDHGTGIVIGETTIIGSRVKIYQGVTLGAVSVDKSLASQKRHPTIEDDVIIYAQAVILGGETVIGRNSVVGGNAWVTESVPPDSVVLHKSEVRLKFNGKHDPVLDFVI, encoded by the coding sequence ATGAACAAAGCGATCAGAGAGTTTGCCTCTCAAGTGATAAAAAAATATGAAGATCATCAGTGCATGCTTCCTCTTAAGGATGAGAGCAGGAAGTTCATAGATAAATTTTTGAAACTGGCTTTTCCGCAATACTCCGAAAAATCATTCGAGAAAATTGAGGAAATAGAATCGGCTGCAATTCTTTTAATGTATGATTTGAAGAAGCTTGTCGGATCGGTGATTGAAGATAAAAGGGAGGTTGATCAAACGGTTGATCAGTTTGCATCGGCACTACCGGAAATAATAAGAAAACTCGACAAGGATGCCGAGGCCATATTTAATGGTGATCCCGCTGCAAAGAATCAGGACGAGGTCATTCTGGCATATCCGGGTTTTTTCGCCATCACAATCTACAGGCTTTCGCACGAGCTTTACCTTTTGGGTGTTCCGGTTATCCCGAGAATTCTTTCAGAATACGCACACGAGAGATCGGGGATAGATATACATCCCGGAGCTGAAATCGGGGAATCATTCTGCATCGATCACGGGACGGGAATCGTAATCGGGGAGACTACCATAATCGGCTCCCGCGTGAAAATTTATCAGGGTGTTACACTCGGTGCTGTCAGTGTTGATAAATCACTAGCAAGTCAGAAGAGGCATCCAACCATTGAGGATGATGTGATTATCTACGCACAGGCGGTCATTCTCGGAGGAGAAACTGTGATAGGAAGAAACAGTGTTGTTGGTGGAAATGCCTGGGTGACCGAGAGTGTTCCACCGGATTCAGTGGTTCTGCACAAAAGTGAGGTAAGACTTAAATTTAACGGGAAGCACGATCCCGTTCTTGATTTTGTAATTTAA
- a CDS encoding glycosyltransferase has protein sequence MQKIKLLMLADLRSAHTKKWAEILSDSGLEVHVFGLTQAGEEFMNVTLHPGNIARDTASAGETSVKKLGYFFELKRLKRLIRKINPDIVHAHYASSYGLLGALAGRKPYFISVWGSDVVSFPKKSPVHKRMVEYALSRADLVFSTSEFMAEIAQKYTDKEIVITPFGVDISKFSPAKEKRSGETVRIGIIKTLSASYGQEYLLRAFALVKGRLPQRKLELEITGSGNDLDKLKSLANELGITDSVKFSGYVMQDSLPAVHQNLDIEVYPTVIEETFGVSTVEAMSCGVPCIVSKTGGLQFLVEDGVSGFHVPVKDYEAIADVLERLILDEELRRNSGAAARKRVEENYDIRQNAGIMLERYRRILQKKG, from the coding sequence TTGCAAAAAATTAAACTTCTGATGCTTGCAGACCTCCGTTCTGCACACACAAAAAAATGGGCTGAAATCCTGTCTGATTCCGGACTTGAAGTCCATGTTTTTGGACTTACGCAGGCAGGTGAGGAGTTCATGAATGTAACACTTCACCCCGGAAATATTGCACGAGACACAGCATCTGCAGGCGAGACATCAGTCAAAAAATTAGGTTACTTTTTTGAGTTGAAGCGGCTCAAAAGGCTGATTCGAAAGATAAACCCCGACATCGTTCACGCACATTATGCCTCAAGTTACGGACTTCTCGGGGCGCTGGCGGGCAGGAAACCATATTTTATTTCGGTTTGGGGGAGTGATGTGGTAAGTTTCCCAAAGAAATCGCCCGTTCACAAAAGAATGGTTGAATACGCCCTTTCGCGTGCGGATCTGGTTTTTTCAACGAGTGAATTCATGGCGGAAATTGCGCAAAAATACACTGATAAAGAGATAGTGATAACTCCGTTTGGTGTCGACATTTCGAAATTCTCGCCAGCGAAAGAAAAAAGGAGCGGGGAAACTGTTAGAATTGGGATAATCAAAACTCTGTCCGCCTCATACGGTCAGGAATACCTGCTGCGGGCTTTTGCTTTGGTTAAGGGTAGGTTGCCTCAACGAAAGCTTGAACTCGAGATAACGGGAAGCGGGAATGATCTTGACAAGCTGAAATCTCTCGCAAATGAGCTTGGCATTACTGACTCCGTCAAATTTAGCGGATATGTAATGCAGGACTCACTTCCTGCAGTGCATCAAAATCTGGATATTGAAGTTTACCCGACGGTGATAGAGGAGACCTTTGGTGTTTCGACTGTCGAGGCGATGTCATGCGGAGTGCCGTGTATTGTTTCAAAAACGGGCGGACTTCAGTTTCTCGTTGAGGATGGAGTTTCCGGGTTCCATGTGCCTGTAAAGGATTATGAAGCAATAGCTGATGTTCTGGAGAGGCTCATTCTTGATGAAGAATTGAGAAGAAATTCGGGTGCTGCTGCGAGAAAAAGAGTAGAGGAAAACTACGACATACGACAAAATGCCGGAATAATGCTCGAGAGATATCGCAGAATCCTACAGAAAAAGGGTTGA